The sequence CAGACCGGTCACTGGATCCAGCATCGCCTGCTCCGCGGGCGTCGGCGGCGTATCCTCGGCCGGATCGGCCCTCTCACCGCCCGCCCCGTCCACCGGCAGCACACACACACCCGTCCGCCCCCCCGCCGCCGCGGCATCCGCACGCCGTTCCGCCACCGCAAGCAATTCCTCCGCGCTTTCACCATCCGCCGGATATTCGGCGACTCCCGCAAACGACTCCACGGGGCCCACCTCCGCCGCGCTCGCCTCGTTCAGCACGGCCCGCCAACGCGCGACGGCGATGGGCGCACACGCGGCGGGCGCGTCCAGGACCACCACCGTGCGGTCCGGCGCAAGCGCCACCACATCATCGGTGCGTCGGACCATCGCGCGCAGTCGGCGTGCCCGAACCCCCTGTCCGATGTTGTCCGCCGCGGTCCGCCAGCGGATCAGCACCACGCAGAACGGACCGCTCCGCCCCCGTCCGCGCCGCAAGCGCCGCGAAACGCTCAGCGCCAGCAGCTCCGGAGGCTCGAGATCCGCCGCACCACTGCGCGCCGCGCGCAGCAGCCACTCGTACTTCACCAGGCTGTACCCCAGCGCGAGCAGGGCGGCCGCGGCCGCGAAGGCCACCGCGATCTGCGTCCACATCTGTGCGGTGCCCGCCATGATCGCGCGCCATGCTATACGATCACCGGCCACCGCGAAAGGAGAGCGGCGGTCAGTTGGCGACCGGCTCGCGCCGCGCGGTCCGCCACCGTAGGGTGTTTTCGTGAGCGTGAACGTCCCGCGCCTCTTGCGCCACTTTCCCGCGCTGTCGCGGCGACACTTTCTGGCCGCCACCGCCGCGACAGGATGGGCCACCCTCCGCGCGGTCGCGCTCGACTGGGACGGCCTCGCGGAGGATCTGGCGGATGTCGCCGACCGGCTCGACGCGTGGATGGGCAGCGCGATGGCGGAGTGGACCGAGCAGCTGGCCGCAGACCTCCGGCAGAACGCGCTCGTGCTGCTGCGGGCCGCAGACGAGGCATTGCAGGGACTCTCCGAAGAGCAGCTCGCGGAGCTGGAACCGTGGCTACGCCTTGCGGCGGATCATGCCGCTGAGATTCGCGAGCTGGCACCCTATGCCGCGTGGTTGCGTGCGCGGCTTGACTATTTCGCGGCAGCCCGTGAAGCGATCGCGATTGCGCCGCTCCAGCCCGTCCGTCCGCGTCCGCCCGCCCCCTCACCGCCCTGGCGGCGTCCACCTGTTCGACAGCCCGTCCCACCACCGGCGCCGGTGCGAGCACGCCGCGCTCGAGCCGAAAGTGCCCCAGCTCTCTGGCGGAAGCGCACGGCGGCCTCACCGCCTCCCCCCCCCGAAGCGCAAACACTCCTACCGCTTTTGAAGGGAGCGTTCCGGGCCGAACGCGTTCCGGTCGAGCTGGTGTGGATCGCTCAGGTGGAGTCATCGTTCGATCCCCGCGCCCGGAGCCCCCGGGGCGCCGCGGGTCTTTTTCAGC is a genomic window of Kiritimatiellia bacterium containing:
- a CDS encoding lytic transglycosylase domain-containing protein, coding for MSVNVPRLLRHFPALSRRHFLAATAATGWATLRAVALDWDGLAEDLADVADRLDAWMGSAMAEWTEQLAADLRQNALVLLRAADEALQGLSEEQLAELEPWLRLAADHAAEIRELAPYAAWLRARLDYFAAAREAIAIAPLQPVRPRPPAPSPPWRRPPVRQPVPPPAPVRARRARAESAPALWRKRTAASPPPPPEAQTLLPLLKGAFRAERVPVELVWIAQVESSFDPRARSPRGAAGLFQLMPATARSLGLQTEPEDERENPARSAGAAARYLRQLHARFGSWPLALAAYNAGERRVRTALQENNARTFEEIAPALPIETRMYVPRVLETIRAREGLDPARLPPPG
- a CDS encoding GGDEF domain-containing protein translates to MAGTAQMWTQIAVAFAAAAALLALGYSLVKYEWLLRAARSGAADLEPPELLALSVSRRLRRGRGRSGPFCVVLIRWRTAADNIGQGVRARRLRAMVRRTDDVVALAPDRTVVVLDAPAACAPIAVARWRAVLNEASAAEVGPVESFAGVAEYPADGESAEELLAVAERRADAAAAGGRTGVCVLPVDGAGGERADPAEDTPPTPAEQAMLDPVTGLLRADRMGRAARKFISNCRYRGRPVSVLHVDLDRLGAINERFGREAGDAVVRACADALSAALRQSDLLGRVGEDEFLAVLDCPLTAAEQVARRLIESARSSPARLGELRLPYGIRVGLAGIGGPVRPAHVLDAAAVAVQWLRRQGPGTWAVYRPEMQRGQLEERPVEDVW